In Naumovozyma castellii chromosome 1, complete genome, one DNA window encodes the following:
- the NUC1 gene encoding ribonuclease (ancestral locus Anc_1.126) has protein sequence MGSRGLLTGLLGLGTGSGLTFYLLTKLSSKQTPELNTATVVSNIKGEHLVSAKINPNGFFKYGFPGPKHDLQNRGEFISCYDRQTRNPYWVLEHMTPESLSMRNADRKNSYFKEDEAIPDTFRAMLKDYFRSGYDRGHLAAAADAKFSQEAMDNTFYLTNMCPQVGQGFNRDYWAHLEFFCRDLTKKYGSVRVLTGPLYLPKKDPTDGKYRVSYEVVGNPPNIAVPTHFFKLIVTEKPLIGSNTDTISVAAFVLPNEPISNETKLTDFEIPVDALERSTGLELLRAYPTNKKKALCKEVNCQIVVRDFSKKAFKSGNKQMLPTTATKK, from the coding sequence ATGGGGTCTAGAGGATTATTGACGGGTTTGCTGGGTTTGGGTACCGGGTCTGGGCTGacattttatttacttACTAAGTTATCATCAAAACAAACACCTGAATTAAACACAGCAACAGTAGTAAGCAATATCAAGGGAGAACATTTAGTAAGTGCAAAGATAAACCCGAatggatttttcaaatatggTTTTCCAGGTCCAAAGCATGACTTACAAAACAGAGGCGAGtttatttcttgttatGATAGACAGACCAGAAACCCATATTGGGTTCTTGAACATATGACACCAGAATCGCTTTCGATGCGAAATGCTGATAGGAAAAATTCATACTTCAAGGAAGATGAAGCAATCCCCGATACATTCAGAGCCATGTTGAAGGATTACTTTAGGTCAGGATATGATAGAGGACATCTTGCAGCTGCAGCAGATGCCAAATTTTCTCAAGAAGCAATGGACAATACGTTTTACCTTACGAATATGTGTCCACAAGTTGGTCAAGGATTTAATAGGGATTACTGGGCACATTTAGAATTCTTTTGCCGAGATCTAACCAAAAAATATGGAAGTGTAAGAGTCCTAACTGGACCTCTGTACTTACCAAAAAAAGACCCTACCGATGGAAAGTATAGAGTAAGTTACGAAGTGGTTGGAAACCCTCCAAATATAGCTGTTCCAACacatttctttaaattaaTTGTCACAGAGAAACCTTTAATTGGTTCAAACACGGATACCATATCCGTTGCAGCCTTTGTCCTTCCAAACGAGCCTATTTCCAATGAAACAAAGCTTactgattttgaaattccagTGGATGCACTAGAAAGAAGCACAGGTTTGGAATTGCTAAGAGCCTATCCAAcaaataagaagaaagcGTTATGTAAAGAGGTGAATTGTCAGATTGTTGTGagagatttttcaaagaaagcATTCAAGTCTGGAAATAAACAAATGCTCCCAACAACAGCAACTAAGAAATGA